A genome region from Salvelinus alpinus chromosome 26, SLU_Salpinus.1, whole genome shotgun sequence includes the following:
- the c26h6orf62 gene encoding uncharacterized protein C6orf62 homolog, producing the protein MGDPTWRRNQTRDRLRAQIRKKRESLADQFDFKIYIAFVFKDKKKKSALFEVAEVLPVMTNNYEENILKGVQDSSYSLQSSMELMQKDVVQLHAPRYQSMRRDVIGCTQEMDFILWPRNDIEKIVCLLFSRWKGAEEEPFRPVQAKFEFHHGDYEKQLLHAVGRRDKAGMVMNNPAQSVFLFMDRQHLQTPKTKATVFKLCSLCLYLPQDQLTCWGVGDIEDHLLPYMPD; encoded by the exons ATGGGGGACCCAACCTGGAGAAGAAACCAAACTAGAGATCGACTCCGTGCTCAGATCCGAAAGAAAAGGGAATCTTTGGCTGACCAGTTTGACTTCAAGATCTACATAGCCTTTGTGTTCAAGGACAAG AAGAAGAAGTCTGCCCTGTTCGAGGTAGCTGAAGTCCTACCGGTGATGACCAACAACTATGAAGAGAATATCCTGAAAGGTGTGCAGGATTCCAGCTATTCCCTCCAGAGTTCCATGGAACTTATGCAGAAAGATGTTGTGCAGTTACACGCCCCACGCTACCAATCAATGCGCAGG GATGTCATAGGATGCACCCAGGAGATGGACTTCATCCTGTGGCCGCGTAACGACATAGAGAAGATAGTCTGTCTCTTGTTCTCCAGATGGAAGGGGGCTGAGGAAGAACCCTTCAGGCCTGTTCAG GCCAAGTTTGAGTTTCATCATGGAGACTACGAGAAGCAGCTGTTACATGCTGTCGGCAGGAGGGACAAGGCCGGAATGGTTATGAACAACCCAGCTCAGTCCGTCTTCCTGTTTATGGACCGACAGCACTTACAG ACTCCTAAAACCAAGGCCACAGTTTTTAAGTTGTGCAGCCTGTGCCTGTACCTGCCCCAGGACCAGCTAACGTGCTGGGGCGTTGGCGACATCGAAGATCATCTCCTCCCGTACATGCCCGACTAG
- the acot13 gene encoding acyl-coenzyme A thioesterase 13, protein MVSLSLNSLKTIMRAMVDSPGFDRVLSKVDIVTASPGKVVCEFKVEEEHTNRGGTLHGGLTATLVDVISTTAIMYTERGAAGVSVDMNITYMNAAKIGEDVLITATVLKQGRTLAFATVDLTSKASGKLIAQGRHTKHLGS, encoded by the exons ATGGTTTCTCTGTCTTTAAACTCGTTAAAAACAATTATGCGGGCGATGGTGGACAGTCCGGGGTTTGATCGAGTTTTAAGTAAG GTGGACATTGTAACAGCCAGCCCAGGGAAAGTGGTGTGTGAGTTTAAAGTGGAAGAGGAGCATACAAACCGAGGGGGCACCCTTCACGGGGGTCTGACAGCAACACTGGTCGACGTCATCTCCACCACTGCCATCATGTACACGGAACGGGGGGCAGCCGGTGTCAGCGTGGACATGAACATCAC GTACATGAATGCTGCCAAGATAGGTGAGGACGTGCTGATCACAGCCACAGTGTTGAAGCAAGGACGGACCCTGGCATTCGCTACTGTAGACCTCACGAGCAAAGCCTCTGGGAAACTCATCGCACAAGGAAGGCACACAAAGCACCTTGGGAGTTAG